A genomic segment from Fibrobacter sp. encodes:
- a CDS encoding DUF3820 family protein, protein MNPEILIELANTTMPYGRYQGVRLCDLPEPYVVWYHTKGFPKGHLGELLGTLYEIKVNGLEYLLEPLKK, encoded by the coding sequence GTGAATCCGGAAATCCTTATTGAACTCGCCAACACAACCATGCCCTACGGGCGCTATCAAGGAGTGCGCCTGTGCGACTTGCCTGAGCCTTACGTGGTCTGGTACCACACTAAGGGATTCCCCAAAGGTCACCTGGGCGAACTTCTAGGAACCCTTTACGAAATAAAGGTAAACGGATTGGAATATTTATTGGAACCTCTCAAGAAGTGA
- a CDS encoding Gfo/Idh/MocA family oxidoreductase — protein MKEYSAILIGNGTMGKRHCSRFEACGVRFLKVLDLDAEQWLHENETCFLNGSLKIDFAVIASPATTHYDFSKFFLTKSIPVFVEKPLAVTAEQSYELQKLAEQNNTTLFVAQSECFNPIFLNFRKHFFAELALCRKAGRTRMEFRREHGYTERCRDVDVSLDILVHDLSMFLTMFDFDDIQVVDNKHVSTDRSTMTLKVCRGPFAGLTADFIADRNSANDVRTISVDFDSSEYSVSLARYLPSGDIAHIPDSLDNEHKFFLKLLAGACGEWGRRAARIAAQVVELATLP, from the coding sequence ATGAAAGAGTACAGTGCCATTTTGATTGGAAACGGAACCATGGGCAAGCGCCATTGTAGTCGCTTTGAAGCCTGCGGTGTTCGTTTCTTGAAGGTGCTGGATTTAGATGCGGAACAATGGCTGCACGAAAATGAAACGTGCTTTTTAAACGGTTCGCTGAAAATTGACTTTGCGGTGATTGCTTCTCCGGCAACGACCCATTACGATTTTTCCAAGTTCTTTTTGACAAAGTCCATTCCTGTTTTTGTGGAAAAGCCTTTGGCCGTTACAGCAGAACAGTCCTATGAATTACAGAAACTCGCCGAGCAAAACAACACGACTTTGTTTGTTGCCCAGTCGGAATGTTTCAATCCCATTTTCTTGAATTTCCGCAAGCACTTTTTTGCGGAATTGGCCTTGTGCAGAAAAGCGGGGCGTACTCGTATGGAGTTCCGCAGGGAACACGGTTATACGGAACGTTGCCGTGATGTTGATGTCTCCCTGGATATCCTGGTCCATGACTTGAGCATGTTCTTGACCATGTTTGACTTTGACGACATTCAAGTGGTTGATAATAAACATGTTTCGACGGATCGATCCACCATGACATTGAAGGTTTGCAGGGGACCTTTTGCTGGCTTGACTGCAGACTTTATCGCGGATAGAAATAGCGCGAACGATGTCCGTACCATCTCTGTAGATTTTGATAGCTCTGAATATTCTGTCAGCTTGGCCCGCTATTTACCCAGCGGCGATATCGCCCATATTCCCGATTCCCTGGATAACGAGCACAAGTTCTTCTTGAAGCTTTTGGCTGGAGCCTGTGGCGAATGGGGCCGTAGGGCAGCCCGCATTGCTGCCCAGGTGGTGGAACTTGCCACACTGCCGTAA
- the ybaK gene encoding Cys-tRNA(Pro) deacylase, translating to MAEIKKTNVARILDKQKISYELIPYVVDENDLGAQHVADSLGEDINQVFKTILVHGDKIGYLMCVVPGNLEVDLKGAAKVSGNKKIETVPLKDLTPLTGYIRGGCSPLGLKKNFPIFMHETCNNFPYIYVSAGERGLQLKIAPADLIKACRATVGSIARVPPEAPQD from the coding sequence ATGGCAGAGATTAAAAAGACTAACGTCGCACGAATTCTTGACAAGCAGAAGATTTCCTACGAATTGATCCCTTATGTAGTTGATGAAAACGATCTGGGCGCGCAGCATGTGGCAGATTCCCTGGGCGAAGACATCAATCAGGTTTTCAAGACCATTCTCGTTCATGGCGACAAGATTGGCTACCTCATGTGCGTGGTGCCGGGCAACCTCGAAGTGGACCTGAAGGGTGCCGCCAAGGTCAGCGGAAACAAGAAAATCGAAACCGTTCCGTTGAAGGACCTGACGCCGCTCACCGGCTACATCCGTGGCGGTTGCAGCCCCCTTGGCCTTAAGAAGAACTTCCCCATCTTCATGCACGAGACTTGCAACAACTTCCCCTACATTTACGTAAGCGCAGGGGAACGCGGTCTCCAGCTGAAGATCGCACCTGCAGACTTGATTAAGGCGTGCCGCGCCACCGTAGGCTCCATCGCCCGAGTTCCGCCGGAAGCCCCGCAAGACTAA
- the nuoB gene encoding NADH-quinone oxidoreductase subunit NuoB, protein MKNEAEKPNFITSSLDFIVNWGRTNSLWPFPYGTACCAIEFMSTEVGRYDLSRIGSEYVRFTPRQSDVLLVSGTITYKQAPILQRMYEQMAEPKWVIAMGACASSGGFYDCYCTVPGIDHIIPVDVYIGGCPSRPEAFFDAMFDLQKKIKDESYMKMRTQRVKEQWELIKAKTAEAKAAAKEAAQSKITEVKDFVVEKEQKLIKTAQFWKD, encoded by the coding sequence ATGAAAAATGAGGCAGAAAAGCCTAATTTCATTACGAGCTCTCTTGACTTTATCGTCAACTGGGGTCGTACGAACTCTCTGTGGCCGTTCCCCTATGGTACGGCATGTTGTGCTATCGAATTCATGAGTACCGAAGTTGGTCGTTATGACCTTTCCCGTATCGGCTCTGAATACGTCCGTTTTACCCCGCGTCAGTCCGACGTCCTGCTGGTGTCAGGTACCATTACCTACAAGCAGGCTCCGATCCTTCAGCGCATGTACGAGCAGATGGCTGAACCCAAGTGGGTCATCGCCATGGGCGCCTGTGCAAGCTCTGGTGGTTTCTACGACTGCTACTGCACCGTCCCGGGTATCGACCATATCATTCCGGTCGACGTCTATATCGGTGGTTGCCCCAGCCGTCCGGAAGCATTCTTCGATGCAATGTTCGACCTGCAGAAGAAGATCAAGGACGAATCCTACATGAAGATGCGTACTCAGCGCGTCAAGGAACAGTGGGAACTTATCAAGGCCAAGACTGCTGAAGCCAAGGCCGCCGCAAAGGAAGCCGCTCAGTCCAAGATCACTGAAGTGAAGGACTTCGTTGTGGAAAAAGAACAGAAACTCATCAAGACAGCCCAGTTCTGGAAGGATTAA
- a CDS encoding NADH-quinone oxidoreductase subunit C, which translates to MENVENIVSLLEEKFGAQRDASAKWDACVVVAKENLHAVVEFLKNDCAVKFDMLLDAAGIDYLTYPNHEGPRFAVSYAFKSMETAGARIRLKVLVSEADLKVPSVADLYASANWLEREVYDQFGILFEGHPDLRRILNHVEFVGHPLRKDYPAHKRQWLSTSDYLVPELEKVLESKGYKVIERSEEVDPVDEEFLEGSIKA; encoded by the coding sequence ATGGAAAACGTTGAAAACATCGTCTCCCTCCTGGAAGAGAAGTTCGGCGCTCAGCGCGATGCTTCCGCCAAGTGGGATGCCTGCGTTGTCGTCGCAAAGGAAAACCTCCACGCTGTAGTGGAATTCCTGAAGAACGACTGCGCTGTGAAGTTTGACATGCTGCTTGACGCAGCTGGTATCGACTACCTGACCTACCCGAATCACGAAGGACCGCGCTTCGCAGTCTCCTATGCTTTCAAGAGCATGGAAACCGCAGGTGCCCGCATCCGACTGAAGGTGCTGGTCAGCGAAGCCGACCTCAAGGTGCCGTCCGTTGCCGACCTCTATGCAAGTGCTAACTGGCTCGAACGCGAAGTGTACGACCAGTTCGGTATTTTGTTCGAAGGCCACCCGGATCTCCGCCGTATCTTGAACCACGTTGAATTCGTTGGCCATCCGCTGCGCAAGGACTATCCGGCCCACAAGCGCCAGTGGCTCTCCACCAGCGACTACCTGGTCCCGGAACTGGAAAAGGTCTTGGAATCCAAGGGCTACAAGGTGATCGAACGTTCTGAAGAAGTCGATCCTGTGGATGAAGAATTTCTTGAAGGGAGTATCAAGGCATGA
- a CDS encoding glycogen/starch/alpha-glucan phosphorylase codes for MAKTTKKTAAPVLGTDAEAFRKAFTDHINHTLARSMDTVTDHEKFLAVAYAVRDRLVDRWIKTQETYYEKDVKRVYYLSLEFLIGRTLGNSVLNLDVESAVQEALDEVGMTLDELREQEVDAGLGNGGLGRLAACFLDSMATLELPAMGMGIRYEYGMFSQKIVNGEQEEQPDNWLRLPNPWEIARPANSIKVPFYGYVVSWMDENGKLRNRWETKDYVLALPYDTPIPGYKNNTVNNLRLWSAKSTDDFGLSYFNNGDYIAAVQDMELSETISKVLYPNDSSMNGKELRLKQQYFLCSASLQDIINRFKKTHNNDWKVFSDKVAIQLNDTHPAISIAEMMRILLDEENLEWDEAWEIVTKTFAYTNHTLMPEALEKWPVSLFEKLLPRHLQIIYEINARFLRMVSMKWPGDNDRLARMSLIEEGGCKMIRMAYLSIVGSYAVNGVAALHSDLLKTTLFKDFYELWPEKFNNKTNGVTPRRWVRKANPAMSDLITSKIGESWVKDLDDLRQLEKFAKDAKFQKAFMDVKKQNKERLAKYLKETQNVDLDTNMFFDVQVKRIHEYKRQLLNILHAIHLYIQLKDGKEIMPRTIMIGGKSAPGYWMAKQIIRLANAVAAIIDADPVCKGKLKMVFLENYRVSFAEKIIPAADLSEQISTAGTEASGTGNMKFALNGALTIGTLDGANVEMKEEVGDENIFIFGLTVEEVTELLAKGYRPRDFYESDDDLRRVIDLIGSGFFSPDRPDLFKHIADKLLTHDPYMLCADFRSYVDMQAKVAEAYQDKKHWAEKAILNVARMGKFSSDRTIDQYAKEIWNVKGCSIKL; via the coding sequence ATGGCAAAGACTACAAAGAAGACAGCAGCTCCGGTGCTCGGTACCGATGCGGAAGCATTCCGCAAGGCATTTACCGACCACATCAACCACACTCTCGCCCGCAGCATGGACACTGTGACCGACCACGAAAAGTTCCTGGCCGTTGCATACGCAGTTCGCGACCGTCTGGTGGATCGTTGGATCAAGACCCAGGAAACCTACTACGAAAAGGACGTTAAGCGCGTCTACTACCTGTCTTTGGAATTTTTGATCGGCCGTACCCTCGGCAACTCTGTGCTGAACCTGGACGTTGAATCCGCAGTTCAGGAAGCTCTCGACGAAGTGGGCATGACCCTCGACGAACTCCGCGAACAGGAAGTGGATGCAGGTCTCGGTAACGGTGGTCTCGGCCGTCTCGCCGCTTGCTTCCTCGACTCCATGGCTACCCTCGAACTCCCGGCAATGGGTATGGGTATCCGCTACGAATACGGTATGTTCAGCCAGAAGATCGTGAACGGCGAACAGGAAGAACAGCCGGATAACTGGCTGCGTCTCCCCAACCCGTGGGAAATCGCTCGCCCGGCAAACTCCATCAAGGTTCCGTTCTACGGCTACGTTGTTAGCTGGATGGACGAAAACGGCAAGCTCCGCAACCGTTGGGAAACCAAGGACTACGTTCTCGCCCTCCCGTACGACACTCCGATTCCGGGTTACAAGAACAACACCGTGAACAACCTGCGCCTCTGGAGCGCCAAGTCCACCGACGACTTCGGCCTCTCCTACTTCAACAACGGTGACTACATCGCCGCTGTGCAGGACATGGAACTTTCCGAAACCATTTCCAAGGTTCTCTACCCGAATGACTCCTCCATGAACGGTAAGGAACTCCGCCTGAAGCAGCAGTACTTCCTCTGCTCCGCTTCCTTGCAGGACATCATCAACCGCTTCAAGAAGACCCACAACAACGATTGGAAGGTCTTCTCCGACAAGGTTGCTATCCAGCTCAACGACACCCATCCGGCAATCTCCATCGCCGAAATGATGCGCATCCTCCTCGACGAAGAAAACCTGGAATGGGACGAAGCATGGGAAATCGTCACCAAGACTTTCGCATACACCAACCACACCTTGATGCCGGAAGCTCTGGAAAAGTGGCCTGTTAGCCTCTTCGAAAAGCTCCTCCCCCGTCATCTCCAGATCATCTACGAAATCAACGCTCGCTTCCTCCGCATGGTCAGCATGAAGTGGCCGGGCGACAACGATCGCCTCGCTCGCATGAGCCTCATCGAAGAAGGTGGCTGCAAGATGATCCGCATGGCATACCTCTCCATCGTAGGTTCCTACGCTGTGAACGGTGTGGCTGCTCTGCACTCCGACCTTCTCAAGACCACCTTGTTCAAGGACTTCTACGAACTGTGGCCTGAAAAGTTCAACAACAAGACCAACGGTGTTACTCCTCGTCGTTGGGTCCGCAAGGCTAACCCGGCTATGTCCGACCTCATCACCTCCAAGATCGGCGAAAGCTGGGTCAAGGACCTCGATGATCTCCGTCAGCTCGAAAAGTTCGCCAAGGATGCCAAGTTCCAGAAGGCATTCATGGACGTCAAGAAGCAGAACAAGGAACGTCTGGCCAAGTACCTCAAGGAAACCCAGAACGTCGACCTCGACACCAACATGTTCTTCGACGTACAGGTCAAGCGTATCCACGAATACAAGCGTCAGCTGTTGAACATCCTCCACGCAATCCACCTTTACATCCAGCTCAAGGATGGCAAGGAAATCATGCCGCGTACCATCATGATCGGTGGTAAGTCCGCTCCGGGTTACTGGATGGCTAAGCAGATTATCCGTCTTGCAAACGCCGTGGCCGCAATCATCGATGCTGATCCGGTTTGCAAGGGCAAGCTCAAGATGGTCTTCCTCGAAAACTACCGCGTTTCCTTCGCAGAAAAGATCATCCCGGCAGCAGACCTTTCCGAACAGATTTCCACTGCAGGTACCGAAGCTTCTGGTACCGGCAACATGAAGTTCGCCCTCAACGGCGCACTTACCATCGGTACTCTCGATGGCGCTAACGTGGAAATGAAGGAAGAAGTCGGTGACGAAAACATCTTCATCTTCGGTCTCACCGTTGAAGAAGTTACCGAACTCCTGGCCAAGGGCTACCGTCCCCGCGACTTCTACGAATCCGACGACGATCTCCGTCGCGTGATCGACCTCATCGGTTCTGGCTTCTTCAGCCCGGATCGTCCGGACCTGTTCAAGCACATTGCTGACAAGCTCCTCACCCACGACCCGTACATGCTCTGCGCAGACTTCCGTAGCTACGTCGACATGCAGGCTAAGGTTGCAGAAGCTTACCAGGACAAGAAGCACTGGGCAGAAAAGGCAATCCTCAACGTCGCTCGCATGGGCAAGTTCAGCTCCGACCGTACTATCGACCAGTACGCTAAGGAAATCTGGAACGTTAAGGGCTGCAGCATCAAGCTGTAG
- a CDS encoding NAD-binding protein produces the protein MKVAVLGSTGLVGKNVVKLLARLDQVVRVYCPVRTVPGENGSLGGRPDGAAPDLAALGILQGTSKLDFDAVDFSEIGNAESDSASRIRAGFLGCDAVICCLGTTIKQAGSKAEQERVDTRLPLSLAAIAKRVGVKNFLCVSAQGADTHSPFFYNRLKGMLEDGLTMMNFETLTLVRPSLLLGKHKDKRFGEELMQKFFGGPRAMLVPSFFRPVHAETVAAHLVASLLRPPKDHVCASDGVKGKRIIYNRVLAKTKVDELF, from the coding sequence ATGAAGGTTGCTGTTCTTGGTTCTACGGGCCTGGTTGGCAAGAATGTTGTGAAACTTTTGGCCCGGCTGGACCAGGTTGTACGTGTCTACTGCCCGGTTCGTACGGTTCCCGGTGAAAACGGTTCCCTCGGTGGAAGGCCGGATGGTGCGGCGCCGGACTTGGCTGCACTTGGTATTCTGCAGGGCACATCAAAGCTTGATTTTGATGCCGTTGACTTTTCTGAAATAGGCAATGCCGAAAGCGATAGTGCTTCTAGGATCCGCGCAGGATTCCTGGGTTGCGACGCCGTTATCTGTTGCTTGGGCACCACCATCAAGCAGGCGGGAAGCAAGGCCGAGCAGGAACGGGTGGATACCCGACTGCCGCTGAGTCTCGCCGCTATTGCAAAGAGGGTGGGCGTGAAGAATTTTTTGTGCGTCAGTGCCCAAGGAGCAGATACGCACTCCCCGTTCTTCTATAACCGCTTGAAAGGCATGCTGGAAGACGGGCTTACCATGATGAACTTTGAAACGCTGACCTTGGTAAGGCCGTCGCTGCTTCTTGGAAAGCACAAGGACAAACGCTTCGGTGAAGAACTGATGCAGAAGTTCTTTGGTGGTCCGCGAGCCATGCTGGTGCCCAGCTTCTTCAGGCCTGTCCATGCAGAAACGGTGGCCGCACACCTGGTGGCATCGTTGCTTCGCCCGCCTAAGGATCACGTGTGCGCAAGCGATGGCGTGAAGGGCAAGCGCATTATCTACAACCGTGTGCTAGCAAAGACGAAAGTCGATGAACTGTTCTAG
- a CDS encoding 4Fe-4S binding protein, giving the protein MKKLVHDKKKCLRCAGCVGVCSKMALDMYGLDLQIDYEKCVRCGLCTHACPVHALSLQEVDNA; this is encoded by the coding sequence ATGAAGAAGCTCGTTCACGACAAGAAGAAGTGCCTGAGATGCGCCGGATGCGTCGGCGTTTGCTCCAAGATGGCCCTGGACATGTACGGTCTGGATTTGCAGATCGACTACGAAAAGTGCGTTCGTTGCGGTCTCTGCACCCACGCCTGCCCCGTCCACGCCCTCTCCCTCCAGGAGGTAGACAATGCTTGA
- a CDS encoding GGDEF domain-containing phosphodiesterase: MDFNIYREFREKLLGISLVNENSAAGLSQLIKPLADALCIGHIEYSIHAPSATGTNGVVSLFSEECSEQSCPFVESFNTSDGGIASFKVTPKGKPNFSVDEIQGIKMLLWDIFMLAGTARLEALLQKASVTDSLTDAENQAGLTRFIGKITAQGRIKEYASIFINLKNFKYVNKSIGSQAGDLGLKVYVSSAKVFLAADEMIARMGGDNFVVILKKDNVDAFVSKFTNLPVSLSMGPKPVSFTIQSRMGVFFASEKDSISDLMNNSAIALSVARNIRTTDVVRFTKEMLINAMHQREISSEFRKSLSNNEFAVYYQPKVNLSKKQLCGAEALVRWIRHKTVVPPVDFVPILEKEGSICALDFFVFETVCRDIQSWLENNIEPVRISVNFSKLHLRDEGLAHRILDIMRKYNVESKYIEIELTEVSDYDDCEAMRRFVTEMRSNDISVSIDDFGTGYSTLNVLKNFDVSVIKLDKSLLDNIGNKESFDEVVVKNVVNLAQEMNKEVIAEGVESEVQANFLSEINCHSVQGFLFDKPLKHDDFESRLTGAVAY, from the coding sequence ATGGACTTCAACATATATAGGGAATTTAGGGAAAAACTCCTGGGAATCAGTCTCGTAAACGAGAATTCCGCTGCAGGGCTATCCCAATTGATCAAACCCCTGGCCGACGCCCTCTGCATCGGACATATTGAATACTCCATCCACGCCCCCTCCGCCACCGGCACAAACGGGGTGGTTTCCCTGTTCTCCGAAGAATGCAGCGAACAGAGCTGCCCCTTCGTTGAATCCTTCAACACCTCCGACGGCGGCATCGCCAGTTTCAAGGTCACCCCGAAGGGTAAGCCCAATTTTTCCGTCGATGAAATCCAGGGCATCAAGATGCTCCTCTGGGACATTTTCATGCTGGCAGGCACGGCACGCCTTGAAGCCCTCCTGCAAAAGGCCAGCGTCACCGACAGCCTGACCGACGCAGAAAACCAGGCAGGCCTCACCCGCTTCATCGGCAAGATTACCGCCCAGGGCCGCATCAAGGAATACGCAAGCATCTTCATCAACCTGAAGAACTTCAAGTACGTGAACAAGTCCATTGGCAGCCAGGCCGGCGACCTGGGCCTCAAGGTTTACGTATCCTCCGCCAAGGTGTTCCTTGCCGCCGACGAAATGATTGCCCGCATGGGTGGCGACAACTTCGTGGTGATCCTCAAGAAGGACAACGTGGACGCCTTCGTCAGCAAGTTCACCAACCTGCCCGTGTCCCTGAGCATGGGTCCCAAGCCCGTATCCTTTACCATCCAGAGCCGCATGGGCGTGTTCTTCGCCTCCGAGAAGGACTCCATCAGCGACTTGATGAACAATTCCGCCATCGCCCTGAGCGTGGCACGAAACATCAGGACCACCGACGTGGTCAGGTTCACCAAGGAAATGCTGATCAACGCCATGCACCAGCGCGAAATTTCCAGCGAATTCAGGAAGTCCCTTTCCAACAACGAATTCGCAGTTTACTACCAGCCCAAGGTGAACCTCTCCAAGAAGCAGCTTTGCGGCGCCGAAGCCCTGGTCCGCTGGATCCGCCACAAGACCGTGGTCCCGCCCGTGGATTTCGTTCCTATCCTCGAGAAGGAAGGTTCCATCTGCGCCCTGGACTTCTTCGTTTTCGAAACCGTCTGCCGCGACATCCAATCCTGGCTGGAAAACAATATCGAACCGGTCCGTATTTCCGTCAACTTCTCCAAGCTCCACCTCCGCGATGAAGGCCTCGCCCACCGAATCCTTGACATCATGCGCAAGTACAACGTGGAAAGCAAGTACATCGAAATCGAGCTCACCGAAGTTTCCGACTACGATGACTGCGAAGCCATGCGCCGCTTCGTCACCGAAATGCGCAGCAACGATATTTCCGTTTCCATCGACGACTTCGGTACAGGCTACTCCACCCTGAACGTTCTCAAGAACTTCGACGTCAGCGTCATCAAGCTGGACAAGTCCCTGCTGGACAACATCGGCAACAAGGAATCCTTCGACGAAGTCGTGGTGAAGAACGTGGTGAACCTCGCCCAGGAAATGAACAAGGAAGTCATCGCCGAAGGCGTGGAAAGCGAAGTCCAGGCAAACTTCCTCTCCGAGATCAACTGCCATTCCGTACAAGGCTTCCTCTTTGACAAGCCGCTGAAGCACGACGACTTCGAAAGCCGCCTGACTGGTGCTGTCGCCTACTAG
- a CDS encoding NAD(P)/FAD-dependent oxidoreductase — protein sequence MLDNHYDVVVIGAGPGGSVAARNLARDGHKVLLLEKREKIGYPVRCGEASTNLSDLQTYGPIDESCIESIINGLYIYGPDGVNIELPQPGMGIMLDREKFDPWLAKLAADDGAEVVTCARADFVSDVEGSGVDGFRKVRVVLGQGNGDGSVTETGVQEITAKMVIAADGVESRIGRMVGLGSLQKPAGTCTGIDIQVDGMLTRPDYLTFWQGHDFINDGYIWSFPKQKSNVTKFGAGFLINHKDDASIYDVTMEWLNKLFPGAKINKVVGGVIPVSSTMKDYTLDRLALVGDAAHHTNPLTGGGIAAAMRAGRLCAQTVHEGLAGSGDATLSKNYLKTYEDRVYKLFGRTHDFEGKFRKFLLAIDKPTQVGLYKVLQGFALSGCKKRAFLKTPVQTAKYLYKFAKFKG from the coding sequence ATGCTTGATAATCATTACGACGTGGTTGTCATTGGCGCAGGTCCTGGCGGATCTGTGGCGGCACGAAACCTGGCCCGCGATGGCCACAAGGTTCTCCTTCTTGAAAAGCGCGAGAAGATTGGCTACCCCGTTCGCTGCGGCGAAGCCAGCACCAACCTTTCCGATTTGCAGACTTACGGCCCTATCGACGAAAGCTGCATCGAAAGCATTATCAACGGCCTTTACATTTACGGACCCGATGGCGTGAACATCGAGCTCCCCCAGCCCGGCATGGGCATTATGCTGGACCGCGAAAAGTTCGACCCGTGGCTTGCAAAGCTGGCTGCCGACGATGGTGCAGAAGTCGTGACCTGCGCCCGCGCCGACTTCGTGAGCGACGTGGAAGGAAGCGGCGTTGATGGATTCCGCAAGGTCCGCGTGGTCCTTGGACAGGGCAACGGCGACGGTTCCGTTACCGAAACCGGTGTGCAGGAAATTACCGCCAAGATGGTGATCGCTGCCGACGGCGTTGAAAGCCGCATCGGCCGCATGGTCGGCCTCGGCAGTTTGCAGAAGCCGGCAGGCACCTGCACCGGCATCGACATCCAGGTGGATGGCATGCTCACCCGCCCCGACTACCTTACCTTCTGGCAGGGTCATGACTTTATTAACGACGGTTACATCTGGAGCTTCCCGAAGCAGAAGAGCAATGTTACGAAATTCGGCGCGGGTTTCCTGATTAACCATAAGGACGACGCCAGCATTTACGACGTTACCATGGAATGGCTGAACAAGCTTTTCCCGGGCGCAAAGATCAACAAGGTGGTGGGCGGCGTGATTCCCGTTTCCAGCACCATGAAGGATTACACTTTGGACCGTCTCGCCCTCGTGGGCGATGCCGCCCATCATACGAACCCCCTTACCGGTGGCGGCATCGCGGCCGCCATGCGCGCCGGCCGTCTGTGTGCACAGACGGTCCACGAGGGCCTCGCAGGCTCTGGTGACGCAACCCTCAGCAAGAACTACCTCAAGACCTACGAGGACCGCGTCTACAAACTCTTCGGACGCACCCACGACTTTGAAGGCAAGTTCCGCAAGTTCCTGCTGGCCATCGACAAGCCCACCCAAGTCGGCCTCTACAAGGTCCTTCAGGGATTCGCCCTCAGCGGTTGCAAGAAGCGAGCCTTCCTCAAGACCCCGGTGCAAACCGCCAAGTACCTCTACAAGTTCGCCAAATTCAAGGGCTAA
- a CDS encoding histidine phosphatase family protein, with protein MAKPFSFVKSVFAGAVTLSAMSLFVACGGEEKNPAAPIDPVVSSSSVAGGDIGQGTSSQALQDPASSSAALPVVESSSSAGAVVPPVSDNPLVYSIDPTLAVTPDADGFYYIADIYKALPATSKVVFVIRHSEREKSEGQESLLTANGEQMAIKLGADMGGDEPFYYASTDFIRTRETCKKIAEGRGETAEVVTWDAINGSYFLKISSDSFDNLVGKRGGSWKNMSQWAYGAEISAAYVARAVATDTVFYDLFERGHQFVNEVVLANLPSWKRVNFLASHDVLLEPLTIYATNRAIDLKFYDSGKWINYIAGVAIVVNEAGAVSLFPVRGADQGWMYYVKME; from the coding sequence ATGGCCAAGCCTTTTAGCTTTGTTAAGTCTGTTTTTGCCGGTGCTGTAACTTTGTCGGCAATGAGTTTGTTTGTAGCCTGCGGTGGTGAAGAAAAGAATCCCGCAGCGCCTATCGATCCGGTGGTGTCTTCTTCTAGTGTTGCTGGCGGTGATATTGGCCAGGGCACTAGCAGCCAGGCTTTGCAGGATCCTGCCAGTTCCAGTGCAGCTTTGCCGGTTGTTGAGTCCAGCTCCTCTGCAGGTGCAGTTGTTCCTCCGGTTTCTGACAATCCGCTGGTCTATTCCATTGACCCGACTCTGGCTGTAACCCCCGATGCCGATGGCTTCTACTACATCGCCGACATTTACAAGGCTCTGCCGGCAACTAGCAAGGTTGTTTTCGTGATTCGTCACTCCGAACGTGAAAAGAGCGAAGGCCAGGAATCCCTCCTGACTGCAAACGGCGAGCAGATGGCTATAAAGCTGGGTGCCGACATGGGCGGCGATGAACCGTTCTACTATGCTTCCACCGACTTTATCCGTACTCGCGAAACCTGCAAGAAGATCGCCGAAGGCCGCGGCGAAACTGCAGAAGTTGTCACCTGGGATGCCATTAACGGCAGCTACTTCCTGAAGATTTCCTCCGACTCTTTCGACAACTTGGTGGGCAAGCGCGGTGGTTCCTGGAAGAATATGTCCCAGTGGGCCTACGGTGCTGAAATTTCTGCAGCCTACGTTGCACGTGCCGTTGCAACGGATACTGTGTTCTACGATCTGTTTGAACGTGGTCACCAGTTCGTGAACGAAGTTGTCTTGGCAAATCTTCCGAGCTGGAAACGTGTGAACTTCCTTGCCAGCCATGATGTGCTTTTGGAACCCCTTACCATCTATGCTACCAACAGGGCTATCGACCTGAAGTTCTACGATAGCGGCAAGTGGATCAACTACATTGCAGGTGTTGCGATCGTCGTGAACGAAGCTGGCGCAGTCAGCTTGTTCCCGGTTCGCGGTGCAGACCAGGGTTGGATGTATTACGTTAAGATGGAGTAA